A region of Toxorhynchites rutilus septentrionalis strain SRP chromosome 1, ASM2978413v1, whole genome shotgun sequence DNA encodes the following proteins:
- the LOC129776341 gene encoding mitochondrial import inner membrane translocase subunit Tim17-A, translating to MEEYAREPCPYRIVDDCGGAFAMGCIGGGVFQAIKGFRNAPSGFSRRLVGSLTAIKTRSPIIAGNFAVWGGMFSTIDCTLVHFRKKEDPWNSIISGAATGGILAARNGVGAMAGSAIIGGVLLALIEGVGIMFTRLSAEQFRSQPIAEDPSALGDPGQNATPSSSSSSMPFGFGQSGQNYQ from the exons ATGGAGGAATATGCAAGAGAACCCTGCCCGTATAGAATCGTCGACGATTGCGGTGGTGCTTTTGCAATGGGTTGCATAGGCGGTGGTGTGTTCCAAGCGATAAAAGGATTCCGAAACGCACCGTCTGGATTTAGTAGAAGATTG GTTGGTAGTTTAACAGCAATCAAAACCCGCTCACCGATTATCGCAGGAAACTTCGCAGTCTGGGGTGGCATGTTCAGCACAATCGATTGCACATTGGTTCATTTTCGCAAGAAAGAAGATCCTTGGAATTCTATAATCAGCGGAGCAGCGACTGGTGGAATCCTAGCGGCACGTAACGGTGTTGGGGCAATGGCTGGCAGTGCGATAATTGGTGGTGTTTTGTTGGCGCTCATTGAAGGTGTTGGCATTATGTTCACACGGCTTTCAGCCGAACAATTCCGTTCACAACCAATCGCGGAAGACCCATCAGCTCTTGGTGATCCGGGACAAAATGCGACACCCTCCAGTTCGTCATCTTCGATGCCATTTGGATTCGGTCAGTCAGGACAAAATTACCAATAA